ATTCCCGCCGCGACGACCCTCGCGCTGGCGCCCTAGTGGGCGCTACCTGATAGACATGTTGGCACGCGCACCGCATCCGAGAGCAACCAACGTCCACGGCCCGCGCGCTTAGCGGCGTACATAGCCTTGTCCGCGGCGTCGACGAGTTCGCCCCGCTCCATCCCGTGCAGCGGGGCGAGCGCCAGCCCTGTCGAGAGTTGAACCGGCACCGACTCTCCGTCGACCAGGAGACCATCGCGCAGGGAGTCGTACAAGCGATTCATCCACTGGTGAGCGTGGTCGAGATCGATCAGCTCACGCAAGATCACGACGAACTCATCGCCCCCAAGGCGAGCGACCGTATCCGTACGGCGCACGCTTGCCACCAAGTGCTCCGCGATGGCTTGCAGCACACTATCGCCGAAGGCATGGCCTCGCGAGTCGTTCATGGGCTTGAAGCCGTCGACGTCGATTAGCGCGACACCCAGCAGGGATGCATCGGTCGGGCTGCGCTCGAGGAGGATCGTATCCAACCGGTGCTCGAAGCTCATGCGGTTGGGTACGCCGGTCAAGCCATCGTTCATCGCCATCGCCGCCATCTGCGCATGGCGCTGCGAACGGGTCACGGCAAAGCTGAGGGCACGGCGAAGAGCGCCGGGCGCCGCCTCGCCCTTGATCAGGTAGTCCTGCACACCGGTCGCTACCGCCGCAGAGGCGAACTCATCGTCGAGACAGCCCGTCAGTACTACCACAGGCAGGTCCTGGTGGCCCGCCAAGAGCATGGGCAGCGTTTCACGGGGGGCGGCATCTGGCAGGGTCAGGTCCACGACCAGAACATCGAAGGTCGCGTGACGCAGCCGTTCGCGTGCCTCAGCGACACTCGCCGCCCGCAACAGCTCCGTCGGCTCCGGGCCCAAGGCCAATGCACGACGCACCCAGTGGGCATCGACTTCATCGTCCTCAACAAGCAGCACTCTTGTCATATTCTCTCGGCAACAGATGCGCAGACACTAAGAGCACGCTACTGCGGCGTTCCGAGCACAGGTGTGACGACCCCGGCACTATTGCTACATCACCTTGCGAGTACCTTCTAGTTCGCGGCTCGTGAGCTTTGAGAGTTCGATGCATAGTCAACTTCCCCCCCGATCAGTCGCACCTTGTGCAGTGCGGTGCGCTACTCGACTTGTCATAGCGCTAGAAATCGGCGGTACCAAAGACGAGAATCGAGGCATCGCCGAGGCCGGCGATGCGGGCGACAACCCATCCGAACGTTGCCGAACCGCCATATATAAAAAAACGCAGCACTAAGGAGCTTGCATGACACTCGCAAACACTCGTCTTCGACCCGCCGCGCTGGCCACGCTGAGCGCGCTATTGCTGGCCACCACCGGTGTGCACGCTCAGTGGGTGAGCTTTAGCGATGAGACGGCCACGCGCCTGCGCGTACGTCCCTTCGCGGACGGCACGGGCACGATCGCCACCGATGCTCAGGAGAAGGACTTCGCCGTGGGCGACCTCAACCGCGATGGCCGTGACGATATGGTGGTCGTGCGCAAGGAGCCGTTCTCCAACGCTGGCGCTCGCCAAGACCTCCTCTTGCTGAACTTTCGTGGCCGCCTGATCGATCTGACCGCGCGCTACGCACCGGGCTTTCTGACTAACTTCACCGACGCACGAGACGTCACTATCGTCGATGTGGACAACGATGACTGGCCGGACGTCTTCATCGCCAATACCTTCGAAGAACCGCCGAAGCTCTACCGTAACCTCGGTCGCGGCGAAGACGGCCGCTGGCGAGGTCTGGCCGATGAGTCGTTCCGGCTGCCCACCATCGACGTGCCGACGGACATCAACACGATTCAAATCTGCGCCGTTGCCGCGGGCGATGTTACCGGCGATGGATTCGTCGACTTTTACCTGTCCAACTATAACGAGGTGCCCGGCACCCGTGACCTGCTTCTCATCAACGACGGCACGGGCAACTTCAATCTGGAGCAGAGCCGTTTGGGTGACTACGCACGCATCAGCTTCGGCACCAGCGCAGAGATCCACGACATGGACGGCGACGGCGACCAGGACATCGTCAAGCTCAATGCGCTGTTCGACAATCCCGTCTTCCCCCATGGCGTGTTCATCCTGTTCAACGACGGCAACGGCCAGTTCGATACGGTGCCGTACCAGCAGATCGCCGACACGGACCCGTACATGTTCACAGTGTACGATCACGACCTAGATGGCGCCCTCGATGTCTATATCGTCAAAGACTCGCGAGATGAGCTGGTCACGGCCCGTGGGTTGATCGCCGACGGTCCCATCGAGTACGACACACGTCCCTTGCCCTTCGGCCGAACCAATCAGTTCGGTGGCAACGTCAAGGCTGCAGACGTGGACAACGATGGCGACCTCGACGTGGGTCTTGCACCAATTGACGTAGACATCGCCAACTGCGGCGACTCCACCGAGTTCACCCTATGGGAGAATATCGGTGCTTCCGGTCTGCGCGACAACGAGTTCCCGGACAATGCCAACTTCAGCCTCGATCCCCACGACTTCGCCTTCATCGATATCGACGGCAATGGCTGCGTCGACATGGTGATGGGCCTTTGTGAGGGCTGGCGGGTGTTCATGAACAACGGCTGCGTCGCCGAGGAGTAGGGCTCAGCGCTATTCGTCCGTATCCGGTGGCCATAGGCTGCCGGATACGGCACGCTTCGCGGGTGATGAGCTCCCGCACACACCTCTGGTTCGCGGCCGCTTCCCTGGCGGCCGTCGCTCTGCTGTGCGTGGCCCTGCTGAGCTCGCCAGCCGGCCAGCCAGCCGTGTTCGCAGCCCTCATCGGCGCCTTGGCCCTGAGCTTCGCCTCCCTCGCTGCGCACTTCGCCTTTGCACGCCGGGCGCGGCAGCCCGCAACCCTCGAGGAATTGGCCCGTAACGCGGAGCAGGAACGTAGCGCTGCCCTCACCCGACAGGAAGCGCTGCTACGCCAGCGGGCGGACCGGCTGGAGCTTCGCGAGCAGCGCCTGTCACGCCGGCTGCGGGTACTGCAGCTTGCAGATCATGAGCGCTTCGTGGACGCCGTCGACTCGGAACTCTCACCGCAGGCGATCGAGCGCCTGGTCCGCAACGATCGCGAGCTACTCCTGCTGATCGAGCGGCGCAGCCAGCAGGCCTTCGAGGATATCCTCGCCAATCGCTACGCGGCCGAAGAGGGCAGCTTGGACATGTCGCTGGTGTGGAAGGATGTGGGCGAGTTCGTCGAGACGGTCGCCCGCCTCTACCAACCAGACGCGCGCCATCCCCTGCTGGAGACGGAGCTCGAGCTGGTGGCCAAGGCCGCCAGCAGCACGGCCCTGCACCTTCTCTTGGTGGTCGACGCCCTACCGCTGGATCTAAAGTCCTACAACGCCGCCTCCATGTATCGCACCCTGCGCCGCGCCGCCGACTACTACGGCACCTACAAGCAGGTGAAGCCCTATCTCGACGTTGGCCTGAGTGTGCTGCAAGTGGCGCGATTCGCCCTCGGCGCGAACCCCGTGGCGGTAGGCGCGAGCTGGATGGCCGGGAAGCTCGCGGCTCAGGGTGCTCAGAAGGTCACCGAGCAGCTGGTCCACCGCCAGGTGCTGCAGTTGCTAAGTGACGCGATCCGAGTGATCGCCTTCGAGGTGGCGATGGTGTACGGCGGCGGCTTTCGCCGGCGCGATGCAAACTGGTTCCTCGGCGCGGAGCTGGTCAACTTAGAGTTGCTGCGCGAGGACGACTACCGCGGCCGAGACCGGGCGATGCGCACCCTGTGTACGCTTCCCTTGCGCCACGAGTTCGATCGCCTCCTGCTCCTGCGCCAACTGGGCGCCAAGCAAGCGATCGACATGCAAGCCGCCCTGATGGAAAACCTGCTCACATCGAGCGAGCGCGAGCGAATCGCGGAAGAGCTACACGAGCACTGTGAGCGTACGAAGGCCGATCTCACTCAAGGCAGGCTCGCCGACTGGGTGCATGAACTGCATGACCGCCTCGCCGTTACGTCAAAAGCGGGTGTGACACCACCGCTGCCGAAGGCAAGCCCACGTCTGCAAGGACCGCGCGAGTGGCTGCGTGGCCTACGCTCACGGACGCGGACGCCGCCTGACGATACCCCGCCGAGCTAGCTCGTGCCTGTCCGCGCGGACTCGCCAGCCGCCAAAGCCTGCGCCAGATCACGCCAAAGGTCCTCGCCGTTCTCGATGCCGACGCTTAAGCGGATCAGGCTAGGGGGCAAGTCGCCCTGTCCTGGCACGGCGGCTCGCCGTTCCATCGTACTCTCCACGGCGCCTA
This genomic window from Pseudomonadota bacterium contains:
- a CDS encoding GGDEF domain-containing response regulator; its protein translation is MTRVLLVEDDEVDAHWVRRALALGPEPTELLRAASVAEARERLRHATFDVLVVDLTLPDAAPRETLPMLLAGHQDLPVVVLTGCLDDEFASAAVATGVQDYLIKGEAAPGALRRALSFAVTRSQRHAQMAAMAMNDGLTGVPNRMSFEHRLDTILLERSPTDASLLGVALIDVDGFKPMNDSRGHAFGDSVLQAIAEHLVASVRRTDTVARLGGDEFVVILRELIDLDHAHQWMNRLYDSLRDGLLVDGESVPVQLSTGLALAPLHGMERGELVDAADKAMYAAKRAGRGRWLLSDAVRVPTCLSGSAH
- a CDS encoding VCBS repeat-containing protein; translation: MTLANTRLRPAALATLSALLLATTGVHAQWVSFSDETATRLRVRPFADGTGTIATDAQEKDFAVGDLNRDGRDDMVVVRKEPFSNAGARQDLLLLNFRGRLIDLTARYAPGFLTNFTDARDVTIVDVDNDDWPDVFIANTFEEPPKLYRNLGRGEDGRWRGLADESFRLPTIDVPTDINTIQICAVAAGDVTGDGFVDFYLSNYNEVPGTRDLLLINDGTGNFNLEQSRLGDYARISFGTSAEIHDMDGDGDQDIVKLNALFDNPVFPHGVFILFNDGNGQFDTVPYQQIADTDPYMFTVYDHDLDGALDVYIVKDSRDELVTARGLIADGPIEYDTRPLPFGRTNQFGGNVKAADVDNDGDLDVGLAPIDVDIANCGDSTEFTLWENIGASGLRDNEFPDNANFSLDPHDFAFIDIDGNGCVDMVMGLCEGWRVFMNNGCVAEE